A segment of the Triticum urartu cultivar G1812 chromosome 1, Tu2.1, whole genome shotgun sequence genome:
GCTTCCTTCAAGCTGGTACACTTGTGCTTCACAGCCGTGCTGCTCTGTGTTGCCTTCTCCTGTTGCAGAGGTATGTGAAGTTGAGCTCTACTCTGGCTGCTTCACCTTGTCTGTTCATGACCCGTACCATGGTTTACTGTCAGAACCACGTTACTAATCTGGTTCTCCTCTGGTTTCAACAATGCAGggcagggaggaggtggcggcggtgccggagcaggagcaggagcaggagGCGGAGGGGGGTCGGGCATCGGCGCAGTAGTACCAGGGACGCAGGACTCGGTCCAGATCGTGGCGCAAGCCGCTCTCTGCTTTGACAACAGACCAGTAATAATAGCCTCTCGTCTGCACTTACTCGTAGTCAGGGGCATCAGCGGCCGGCTAATGGGTAACAAATGTTGCGTGCATGGCAGGTGCTCACCGGGTGCCTGCAGGCGATGGGCATCAACGCCAGCAGCGGCACCGGCGCGAGCATGCCGCCGCCTGctccgggcggcgcggcgacggcgatCATGTGCAGCCCGCCGTGCTTCGGGCACGTGACCATGATGATGAGCTGCGTCAACGCCATCTTCGGCAACTTCGTCAGCTACAACCCCGGCCTCATGCAGGGCGTCCAGGCCGTCTTCCAGATGTCCTGCGGCAACGTCAACGGCCCAGGAGGAGCCGGCGGTGCTCCCGGAGGTGGAATGGGAGGCGGGCCGGCTGGTAACGCTGGCGGTGCCAGTGGGGGAGTTGGAGGCGGGGCTGCCGGTGGCATTCCTAACGGCATCGGCGGGCCCGGTGGCATTCCTAACAGCATGGGCGGTGCCGCCGGCGGAGGCGGTGGCACGTCCGGTGCCAGCGGTGGAGGTGCCAGTGGCACTACGAACACCATCGGCGGGGCCGCGGGCGGAGGTGCCGGCGGAACTAGCGGCGGGGCTGGAGGCGGCAACGACACTACCAACGGCGGCGCTGCCACCGGTGCCATCGGCAGCGGCAACATCACAAGCGTTTCACCCAATGCAGGTAACACCTAATCCCCGGAGCAAAATTTCAACATTTCCTTCGAGATCGAGAGACCATTGGAACGCTGCAACACGCGACGAAATATTCAGTGTAGTAACATTTTTGCGTGAACGGACGTGCGCTTGCAGGCTCGCACGTGGCGGTGAGCAACCAAAGCCAGCCGACCAGCGGCGCGGACGGGCCCACTCTCAGCCTCAAGGGCGGCTGCTCCTCCGCCGTGCTGGCGATCTGGGCCGGCGCATGGCTGGTGCTCTTCTAGGTCTGACAGCAACGGCGACGGGCACGCTGCAGCGGCTGTGATCTCGTTTCTTCTCCGGATGACATACTAGAGTGTTGATTTTATCACCGTCAGTGAGCAAGGCTGGATGATCTTATATGTAACCGCAACGCCTGATTCCCTCGTCTTGATGAATGATGTCTTTGCACGTGTTGTTTTCAGCCTCCTTATGTTGATGGCTTTTGTTCAAAAAAAAAAAGATGTTGATGGCCTGGTTGTACTTGATCACTCCTATAACTCGGATCAGTTTTGTCCAGATGATCCAACTGGGTGGCACCTCCATCGTAATATTTTCTTTCATGATACTggtaagagcaactctagcagactctgcATCCTCCCGGCCCACAAAACGTGTTTGCAGTTCACGCAAAAACGCTTTTGTAGGCCGGCGCGGACGGCCACAGTTGCAGAGCCTGCATAATGGAAAGACATTACCAAATCTTTGCTAGAATAGCAAAAcgaaagaaaacaagaaccacaagtaTGCATTTTAGAAGATTTCCAATTTCTATAACTGCTCTCACAAGTTGGACTAATATCTTCTtcatgcattcattgttgatttgcggattcttgattttgcattcttctttcttcatctttggttcgaaagaagtagacgttgctttcCCTCTAGTTGCACATGCAGCCGTATCATTGCCTTCGATTGTACTAAGAAGTGCACTAACATCTATTAAGTTTCTTTCAATGTATTGGCCTTTCCAAAACCAAAATGAGCATCCATCGTCCTACACAAAAGAATAAACAAGCTCGAAGTGAGCTATCGCAATTGAACTAAACAATGAGCTATGAAATGAGCTACCGCAAGTGCACGTACCCCGTCGTTTTCGCATTTGAAGAACACCCATCCGAGGTGCTTCGGCATGCCCGAAGTGAGCCGCAACACTTTCCGCGTGCAGTCGTCGCATTCTATGAGCGGCATCGGCAAGCCACAAAAATGCTGCGCGAGCGTCGAGCCCGGTGGACGGTCAGACGAATCCTTGCCCGCAAACCTTCGGCGGCAGCGAGCGGACGAACCGGTACCTGCATGCGGCGATGCACCCTTGCCTGGGCTGCAGGAGAGGCTTCCCGACCACTCCATCGCTTGGGGCAGCAATCGGTGGCCGGAAAAAGCCAAATCCGACGATCTGCGATGAAGTGCCGCATATCTGCAAATCCGGCGGCCGGCCGCGCAGGGGGAAGGGAGGGGAGGCCTCGTGCGCGTGGCGGCCTTCCGGCGTGCTCCTGCCGGCTGCTTTCGTCGGAATTTTGGGCGGCGGCCGGTAGCGGCGCGAGGGGGGAGAGGAGAGGTGGTTGGTGGGGAAAGCGCGAGGTGAAATGTCCCCCCACCAACCGCTTCCACTTATATGCAGGGCAACGCAGCCGCGAGGGGGAGACCCGCGTTTTCCCGAGTTAGGGTCGGGATTTTGCCGCGCCCCCCAAAAATTTTTACGGGCCGGGGCGGGATGCGGGGTCTGATCGGGCAGATTTTTTCGCCCCGATTTGCATTTTAGCGGTTATTTTACGAGTCGAGGCaggatgcggggtctgctagagttgctctacgATGCTTGTGCTATGCTACGGGATCACAAATGATCAGTGGGCATTGCCATCCTACTTTAGGTGATAATCAGGAGATCGACGAACGGCAACAAAAGTAGACATTGATTGAAGCCACAGGTGCACAATCACAGATATCGTTTTTTTATGAAAGGCATATGCCCAGATTTATATAGATATAAAGCCCAAACGGCACCAACCAGAGTTCAAACCAACAACACAAGGTCAAATCCCGGCCACTCGGCGAAACTAACATCATAACAGAGTTTAAACCACACTGACGCAGTAGCAACAAACGAAGAGGCCCGCATGCCCCTGACTACGAGCAAGCAGAACCAAAACAACTTCCAAGTCTAGGAGACCGAAGCGTGATCCGTGCGGGTGCGGCAAATGGAAATCGCCAACGCCCTAACACGAGTGATCCACAACTACGTGGCCTCCATGTCATGCTCCTTAATCAAAGATACGGCCACTTAGCCTCAGGTTTTTTCTATTAATTGAGCCATGAGGAACTTACCAATGGTGCATGTACTGATCTCTCCGTtattttcgttttctttttggtttcGGTGCCAGGTCTATGAGACTGGTGGATGAGACCAAGAGCACGCCCAGGGCCAGGGTGGAGAACAACACATTCTGCCTATCCATGCACTTCCAATGCATATATGAAAAGGCAATCAGAGAGttcagtggcggagccaggaaaAATAGATTGAGGACGGCCAGAGTGTAGTGAATCCATGTTAGGAAGGGCCAGCTAGTTAGAATGCACCACATGCATATTAGGCTTAACACAATAGTGTTAGGGGGGAGATGGCTCCCGTCCCCCTATCTTCGCCACTGAGGGAGCTCACCAATCAAATTAAGCAGCAACGATCTAAGTCGAACAAGAAGGTTCTAAGTTAATGAAAGAGATTCTCATCGATCTCAACTGCTATGATCCCCTGCCCTCTGCAGAGATGGAGTCCATTGGCCGAGCAAGTCAAGGAGGTGCTCCGGGACTACCCTGATCTCGAGCTCAACGAAGGCAGAAAGGTTGGTTTATTGGCCAACAGTGCATCGATCATGGAGTTAATTATTAGTGCTTAATAAATCATGTTATTTAACATTTGTTCATTCAGCCTGTGAATATTGAATCTAGTGGGCTCAGTACACCATCTATATGTGATTATACGATGCAAATAATGCTTATAATACACCCAACTATAAATAACTACTGAATAAATACAATGTGGTGAAGTGCACCAAGGAGGGTGGCATCTGCATCCTGACCATGTTGATTTCTTGTTCTGCAAATCCTTTTTTTCATGTTATTTAAGTATGCGGATATATTGGGCCCTTATTTTTTATGGGCCCTAGGCCGCAACACCTTTTGTCATGGCCTAGGCCTGACCGTGCATATATCATGACGCGGACCCCTGCTTAATCTAGTCATGAGCGTCATACTTGAAGGGATGGCGTGCAGGGAAGCACTTTGTGCAGCTGAAGACCTCCTGCTACATCAGTTTGTGGTAGCGTCAGATGCAAAACAAATAGTTTGGGATATTATTCAAGGTTCTCATGGCAAACACGGAGCAATCATAAGCGAGATCAAAGCCCGCTCTACTGCTTTTTCTTATAGTTCTATTTTTGAAGGCCGGGATAGTAAGATAGAAGCTCATAGTTTAGCTAGATTTACTCTTAATTTATCCTTTGGGCGTTATGTGTGGTTTGACCAACCACATGATGTAAACATTATCCCACTCTCTATAGATTATGAGGACTAAAATTAGGCCTTACCCCTAAAAAAAATCTAGTCATGATTGTAGCTTACATAGTACTTCATGTGTCGGATATCAGTTTCTGAGCCCGAGCTCAGCTGATCCTGATATCCACACCATAAGTTTGCATGTGGATCTGTGCTCCAAGATGTATTCCCTTACCGTATATTTGTAGAAATATGCCAGTCCCCCGATGCAATGAATGCGACGGCCATCACGTTGTGCTTGTGGATCAGGTTCTTCGAACACGGCTCAAACATATTTCTGAGCCTGCCTGAGCCGTTCAAAGTCACCCATTTATTATGCCACGGCCCAATCACCCATTTAACATGATTTTACCGTACCTGCAACTACATTGTTTAATCAAACAGGCCCATCACCTGAGCTAATTGCTCCAGGCAAAGAGAAGGCCGTCGCATGCACACAGTCCAAATTTTCTTAACCATGGAATTACATATACTTAATCCTAAAGGACGAACAACTGCCAGGCACGAACGAGCAGTTCATCCCTTTCATGTCGTGCAAATTCAGAAAAACAAAAGCGAGATTGCATCCTTTACATTCGATTTTGATGCCATACTACGCCTGCGTACGCCGTCGTTTAGATGCCATGCTTCTCACTTCCTCTTGTTAGCGGATTCAGTTTCCTCCCCCGCATTCAGTACATGAGATCCATTCTCCACATCAGACTCACCGCCGTCCTGGTTGATCTCGGCGCTGGCATCAAGATTGTGATTGACGAATCCTTCCTCGGCGGAATATTGGACTACCTTCTTGTCCAGCTCCTCCTTGAACACACTAAGCCGATAGTCAGCCCGTTGGATCACCTCTCCCTAAAAATGCCTTCAGTCATTCTGCTAGTAAGAAAGTTGTACCCCAACACACAACAAACGAAAGTATGGTCCCCCTCCTTCACCTCCTTGTGCCTATAGATGTGTTGTACTCCAAGCGCTCGATGCCGACTCCATTGCAAAAgaggctgctacctcttgagcactgtgttggtttcccttgaagaggaaaaggtgatgcaacaaagtagcgtaagtatttccttcagttttttagaaccaagatatcaatccagtaggaggccacacgcaagtccctcgtacctacacaaacaaataagaacctcacaaccaacacgaaaaaggggttgtcaatcccttcacggacacttacgagagtgagatctgttagatatgataagataatatttttggtatttttataataaagataaaaagtaaagattgcaaaataaatggtgcAAGGAGTAATTTGAtaacggaagattaatatgatggagaatagaaccggggggcataggtttcactagtggcttctctcaagatagcataagtattacggtgggtgaacaaattattgttgagcaattgatagaaaatcgaataattatgagaatatctaggcatgatcatgtatatagggatcacgttcgtgacaagtagaccgactcctgccttcatctactactgttactccacacatcgaccgctatccagcatgcatctagagtattaagttcataagaacagagtaacacattaggtgagatgacatgatgtagagggataaattcaagcaatatgatataaaccccacctttttatcctcgatggcaacaatacaatacgtgtcgttaccctttctgtcactgggattgagcaccgcaagattgaacccaaagctaagcacttctcccattgcaagaaagatcaatctagtaggccaaaccaaactgataattcgaagagacttgcaaagataaccaatcatgcataaaagaattcagagaagattccaatattgttcatagatagacctgatcataaacccacaattcatcggatctcgacaaacacgccgcaaaaagagttacatcgaatagatctccaagaagatcgaggagaacattgtattgagatccaaagagagagaagaagccatctagctaataactatggacccgaaggtctgaagtaaactactcacacatcatcggaggggccatggagttgatgtagaagccctccgtgatcgatgccccctccggcggagctccggaaaaggccccaagatgggatctcttgggtacaaaaggttgcgtcggtggaaatagggtttcgtggtgctcctggatgttttcggggtatatgaatatatatagaaggaagaagtaggttggttgagccacgaggggcaacaagaggggagggcgcgcccaggg
Coding sequences within it:
- the LOC125534460 gene encoding glycine-rich cell wall structural protein 1-like codes for the protein MASFKLVHLCFTAVLLCVAFSCCRGQGGGGGGAGAGAGAGGGGGSGIGAVVPGTQDSVQIVAQAALCFDNRPVLTGCLQAMGINASSGTGASMPPPAPGGAATAIMCSPPCFGHVTMMMSCVNAIFGNFVSYNPGLMQGVQAVFQMSCGNVNGPGGAGGAPGGGMGGGPAGNAGGASGGVGGGAAGGIPNGIGGPGGIPNSMGGAAGGGGGTSGASGGGASGTTNTIGGAAGGGAGGTSGGAGGGNDTTNGGAATGAIGSGNITSVSPNAGSHVAVSNQSQPTSGADGPTLSLKGGCSSAVLAIWAGAWLVLF